One Candidatus Rokuibacteriota bacterium DNA window includes the following coding sequences:
- the mlaD gene encoding outer membrane lipid asymmetry maintenance protein MlaD, which yields MRRAALEFGVGVFVILGILALAYLSIKLGRVELLGGPGYVVTADFPSVGGLKPGSAVEIAGVEVGRVEAITLADYQARVTMRIRSEVKLQEDAIVSIKTKGLIGEKYVRINPGGSDRLIPPNGRLREVEAPVDFEELLSKYIFGKV from the coding sequence ATGCGCCGAGCAGCGCTGGAGTTCGGGGTCGGGGTCTTCGTCATCCTCGGCATCTTGGCTTTGGCGTACCTTTCGATTAAACTGGGGCGAGTCGAGCTGCTGGGAGGACCTGGATACGTGGTCACCGCCGATTTCCCATCCGTCGGCGGCCTCAAACCCGGCTCCGCCGTGGAGATCGCCGGCGTGGAGGTCGGGCGCGTCGAGGCCATCACCCTGGCGGACTACCAGGCGCGGGTCACGATGCGGATCCGCTCCGAGGTCAAACTCCAGGAGGACGCCATCGTCTCCATCAAGACCAAAGGGCTGATCGGCGAGAAGTACGTGCGGATCAACCCGGGCGGCTCGGATCGGCTCATCCCGCCCAACGGCCGCCTCCGCGAGGTGGAGGCGCCGGTGGATTTCGAGGA